From the Streptomyces pluripotens genome, one window contains:
- a CDS encoding DUF1453 family protein, with the protein MSGLVNAVAIVAVVVVVVARQFRARAIGADRRRWLLPLILAVVALREPGILDKHHHTESAMLLGVGLLIGLATGSGWAWTTRIWTAPDGVVWTKSTKASVAVWGGGVALRAGVVAVGSALGLHQGSAALMLGLAGTLLIREAILVGRVRALGAGSCPVPAHGEGRPVWEECV; encoded by the coding sequence ATGTCCGGGCTCGTCAACGCGGTGGCGATCGTGGCTGTGGTCGTCGTAGTGGTCGCGCGGCAGTTCCGTGCCCGTGCGATCGGCGCGGACCGGCGTCGGTGGCTGCTTCCCCTGATCCTTGCCGTCGTCGCACTGCGCGAGCCCGGCATCCTCGACAAGCACCACCACACAGAATCCGCAATGCTGCTCGGGGTCGGGCTGCTCATAGGCCTTGCCACCGGCTCAGGTTGGGCCTGGACCACCCGCATCTGGACGGCTCCGGACGGCGTCGTGTGGACCAAGAGCACCAAAGCGAGCGTTGCAGTGTGGGGTGGGGGCGTAGCCCTGCGGGCCGGTGTTGTCGCCGTCGGTTCCGCGCTCGGCCTGCACCAGGGGAGTGCGGCCCTGATGCTCGGCCTCGCTGGCACCCTGCTGATCCGCGAGGCGATCCTGGTCGGGCGAGTGCGGGCCCTTGGGGCCGGGAGCTGTCCCGTCCCGGCGCACGGTGAGGGGAGGCCGGTGTGGGAGGAATGCGTGTGA
- a CDS encoding IS1182 family transposase: MQGEWAGEMVGPDVWETCRELIPAGSVFAFLAEHREVLFPPGMFTDMYPSSNGRPSLPPQVLAVTVVLQSLHGLSDFETVQELRCDLRWKAACGLGLYDTAFDPSLLTYFRRRLRHSADPTRIFTKVKEVVAGTGVLKGKQRRALDSTVLDDAVATQDTVTQIISAARRVIREVPGAQETAEQWCTAHDYTDPGKPRIAWDDEAARAALVDALVTDALNLLGHLPEQELGERAANAVGLLALVAGQDVEPAEDSDGRDGRWRIAQRTVADRTVSTVDADARHIHKNRTRHQDGFKGHASFEPETGLFTAVALTSGYGPDNHEAAVACDLLADEDEGQELTVLGDSAYGTGDLRAHLQADGHTLVIKPPPLRQAIPGGFTIDDFHVDSAAGTATCPAGHTANLGQVKADGARTAQFKRMCTDCPLRGRCTTSKTGRTLNVHPQHELLTAARHQAATDPVWQDEYRRWRPPVERAIAWLVAKGNRRVPYRGVIANNVWLHHRAAALNLRRLINLGLTRANGSWHLTPATA, from the coding sequence ATGCAGGGGGAATGGGCCGGAGAGATGGTCGGGCCGGATGTGTGGGAGACCTGCCGGGAGTTGATCCCGGCAGGGAGTGTGTTCGCGTTCCTCGCCGAGCATCGCGAGGTGCTGTTCCCGCCAGGAATGTTCACCGACATGTACCCCTCGTCCAACGGCCGTCCGAGTCTGCCGCCGCAGGTCCTGGCCGTGACGGTGGTGCTGCAGAGCCTGCACGGGCTGTCGGACTTCGAGACAGTCCAGGAGTTGCGGTGTGACCTGCGGTGGAAGGCCGCCTGCGGGCTCGGCCTGTACGACACCGCTTTCGACCCGTCGCTGCTGACGTACTTCCGGCGCCGGCTGCGTCACTCGGCCGACCCGACGCGGATCTTCACCAAGGTCAAAGAGGTCGTGGCCGGGACCGGCGTGCTCAAGGGCAAGCAGCGGCGGGCACTGGACTCCACCGTCCTCGATGACGCGGTGGCCACCCAGGACACCGTCACCCAGATCATCTCCGCCGCCCGACGGGTGATCCGTGAGGTCCCCGGCGCGCAGGAGACCGCGGAGCAGTGGTGCACGGCACACGACTACACCGACCCCGGCAAGCCGAGGATCGCCTGGGACGACGAGGCCGCCCGCGCCGCGCTGGTCGACGCGCTGGTCACCGACGCCCTCAACCTGCTCGGTCACCTGCCCGAACAGGAACTGGGCGAGAGGGCGGCGAACGCGGTGGGCCTGCTGGCCCTGGTCGCGGGCCAGGACGTGGAGCCGGCCGAGGACTCCGACGGACGCGACGGACGCTGGCGCATCGCCCAGCGCACGGTCGCGGACCGGACCGTGTCCACCGTCGATGCGGACGCGCGGCACATCCACAAAAACCGAACCCGCCACCAGGACGGCTTCAAAGGGCATGCGTCCTTCGAGCCGGAGACCGGGCTGTTCACCGCGGTTGCCCTCACCAGCGGCTACGGCCCCGACAACCACGAGGCCGCCGTCGCCTGCGATCTGCTGGCCGACGAGGACGAGGGCCAGGAGTTAACCGTGCTCGGCGACTCCGCATACGGCACCGGCGACCTGCGCGCACACCTGCAGGCCGACGGCCACACCCTGGTGATCAAGCCGCCGCCGCTGCGGCAGGCCATCCCCGGCGGCTTCACCATCGACGACTTCCACGTCGACTCGGCGGCCGGCACCGCGACCTGCCCGGCCGGACACACCGCCAACCTCGGACAGGTCAAAGCGGACGGTGCTCGCACCGCCCAGTTCAAGCGCATGTGCACCGACTGCCCCCTGCGCGGACGCTGCACCACCTCCAAGACCGGGCGCACCCTCAACGTCCACCCCCAGCACGAACTGCTCACCGCAGCCCGCCACCAGGCTGCCACCGACCCCGTCTGGCAGGACGAATACCGCAGATGGCGGCCCCCAGTCGAACGTGCCATCGCCTGGCTGGTCGCCAAGGGAAACCGCCGGGTCCCCTACCGCGGCGTCATCGCCAACAACGTCTGGCTCCACCACCGCGCCGCCGCCCTCAACCTCCGCCGACTGATCAACCTCGGACTCACCAGGGCCAACGGCAGCTGGCACCTCACCCCGGCCACCGCATAA
- a CDS encoding DNA gyrase/topoisomerase IV subunit B: MTADTSVPSTALLAGADRDGSNYTARHLLVLEGLEAVRKRPGMYIGSTDSRGLMHCLWEIIDNSVDEALGGYCDHIEVILHDDSSVEVRDNGRGIPVDVEPKTGLSGVEVVMTKLHAGGKFGGGSYAASGGLHGVGASVVNALSARLDVEVDRGGHTHAISFRRGVPGVFASGGADAKFEARSGLRKPKKIPKTRSGTRVRYWADRQIFLKGARLSLETLHQRARQTAFLVPGLTIVVRDELGLGEGGSKGEESFRFDGGISEFCEYLANDKPVCDVLRFSGQGTFKETVPVLDEHGQMTPTEVTRELGVDVAMRWGTGYDTAVRSFVNIIATPKGGTHVAGFEQALTQTMNDVLRAKKLLRVAEDNIVKDDALEGLTAVVTVRLAEPQFEGQTKEVLGTSAARRIVNNVVSRELKAFLTATKRDAATQARVVMEKVVAAARTRVAARQHKDAQRRKTALESSSLPAKLADCRSDDVGRSELFIVEGDSALGTAKLARNSEFQALLPIRGKILNVQRSSITDMLKNAECGAIIQVIGAGSGRTFDIEQARYGKIIMMTDADVDGSHIRCLLLTLFQRYMRPMVESGRVFAAVPPLHRVEIVQPKKGQEKYVYTYSDRELRDKLMELQSKGIRYKDSIQRYKGLGEMDADQLAETTMDPRHRTLRRINLSDLEAAEQVFDLLMGNEVAPRKEFISSSAATLDRSRIDA, from the coding sequence GTGACCGCCGATACGTCCGTGCCGTCCACAGCGCTGCTGGCAGGAGCAGACCGCGACGGTTCCAACTACACCGCGCGGCACCTGCTCGTCCTTGAGGGCCTTGAGGCCGTGCGCAAGCGCCCGGGCATGTACATCGGCTCGACCGACAGTCGCGGTCTGATGCACTGCCTGTGGGAGATCATCGACAACTCGGTGGACGAGGCCCTCGGCGGCTACTGCGACCACATCGAGGTGATCCTTCACGACGACAGCTCCGTCGAGGTGCGCGACAACGGCCGGGGTATCCCCGTGGACGTGGAGCCCAAGACCGGCCTGTCCGGTGTGGAAGTCGTGATGACCAAGCTCCACGCGGGCGGAAAGTTCGGTGGCGGCTCGTACGCCGCTTCCGGCGGCCTGCACGGCGTTGGCGCCTCCGTGGTCAATGCCCTCTCGGCCCGCCTCGATGTCGAGGTGGATCGGGGCGGCCACACGCATGCGATCAGCTTCCGGCGCGGTGTGCCAGGCGTCTTCGCGTCGGGCGGCGCCGATGCGAAGTTCGAGGCCAGAAGTGGTCTGCGCAAGCCCAAGAAGATCCCCAAGACCCGCTCAGGCACGCGCGTGCGTTACTGGGCCGATCGGCAGATCTTCCTCAAGGGCGCCAGGCTCTCCCTGGAGACGCTGCACCAGCGCGCCCGGCAGACCGCCTTCCTGGTTCCGGGCCTGACCATCGTCGTCCGTGACGAGCTCGGCCTCGGCGAGGGCGGCAGCAAGGGTGAGGAGTCCTTCCGCTTCGACGGCGGCATCAGCGAATTCTGTGAGTATCTGGCGAACGACAAGCCGGTCTGCGACGTCCTCCGCTTCTCGGGGCAGGGCACCTTCAAGGAGACGGTCCCGGTCCTGGACGAGCACGGCCAGATGACGCCGACCGAGGTCACCCGCGAACTCGGCGTCGACGTGGCTATGCGCTGGGGCACGGGTTACGACACGGCCGTCAGATCCTTCGTCAACATCATCGCCACCCCCAAGGGCGGCACCCATGTCGCGGGCTTCGAGCAGGCCCTCACCCAGACGATGAACGACGTCCTGCGCGCTAAGAAACTGCTGCGCGTGGCCGAGGACAACATCGTCAAGGACGATGCCCTGGAGGGCCTCACCGCCGTCGTCACCGTCCGCCTGGCCGAGCCGCAGTTCGAGGGGCAGACCAAGGAGGTCCTCGGCACCTCGGCGGCTCGCCGCATCGTGAACAACGTGGTCTCCAGGGAGCTGAAGGCGTTCCTGACCGCCACCAAGCGTGATGCCGCGACCCAGGCTCGGGTCGTCATGGAGAAGGTGGTGGCAGCCGCTCGTACCCGTGTTGCGGCCCGCCAGCACAAGGACGCCCAGCGGCGTAAGACTGCCTTGGAGTCCTCTTCCCTGCCCGCCAAGCTCGCCGACTGCCGCAGCGACGACGTCGGCCGCAGCGAGCTGTTCATTGTCGAGGGCGACTCTGCGCTCGGTACGGCCAAGCTGGCGCGGAACTCCGAGTTCCAAGCCCTGCTGCCGATTCGGGGCAAGATCCTCAACGTGCAGCGGTCGTCGATCACCGACATGCTGAAGAACGCTGAGTGCGGTGCGATCATCCAGGTCATAGGAGCAGGCTCGGGCCGCACGTTCGACATCGAACAGGCCCGCTACGGCAAGATCATCATGATGACCGACGCCGATGTGGACGGCTCCCACATCCGCTGTCTGCTGCTCACTCTGTTCCAGCGCTACATGCGGCCCATGGTCGAGTCCGGCCGGGTGTTCGCCGCCGTGCCGCCACTACACCGCGTCGAGATCGTCCAGCCGAAGAAGGGCCAGGAAAAGTACGTCTACACGTACTCTGACCGCGAGCTGCGCGACAAGCTCATGGAACTCCAGAGCAAGGGCATCCGGTACAAGGACTCCATCCAGCGCTACAAGGGTCTGGGGGAGATGGACGCCGACCAGCTGGCCGAAACAACGATGGACCCGCGTCACCGTACGCTGCGCCGTATCAACCTCTCCGACCTGGAAGCCGCCGAGCAGGTCTTCGATCTGCTGATGGGCAACGAGGTGGCGCCCCGCAAGGAGTTCATCTCCAGCTCGGCGGCCACACTGGACCGGTCGCGCATCGACGCCTAG